GGTATCCTCTGCCCTGGCATTGATATTCTCATAGACTTTGCCTCCAATAAGCACCGAGAATAAAGCGCAGAGCACAAATACAAGAAACAGCAGTATAGTAAACAGAGCATTAGCCATCTGGCCTCTTTGGTTTTCTTTTCCGCTCAAATGCCCACCTCCTGGTTATTGTTCATGGGGATTGACTGTAATATCCGGCATAAAATTGGAAGCAAAGCCGCTGTAAAACACAGCGTACCGGTTTCTGTCAATCTGTATTCCATAATTTTCTTCCAGATATTCCACGTTTGGCGGATATCTTCCCTCAATGGCATAGCACTGCACCGAAGCCCTGCGTATGGCATCCCGAAGAGTCTCTGCTCCCTTTGCATCGGTTTTCTTTGAAAAAACCAGCATGACCGACACAAAAAGAGCCACCCCGCATGCAAAGCCTGTCAGTGAGATCAGTTGACCAAGAGCCTCTTTAGAGGATTGTCCCCACTTTTTCATCAAAACTCCCCCTATCCGATGGCAGACAAGACACTGACCAGAGGAAGCATGACAGATAAAAGCACCAGTCCCACTGCAACGGCAAGCACAGCCACCACAGTAGGTTCAAACCGGCTGACCATGTGTTCCATGACCGTATCCGCCTCATCTTCATAGCTCCTGGAGATTTCCTCCATGACCCGGTCCAGCCGCCCGCTTCTGGTGCCTACCTTTATCATCTGCGCATAGAAACCTTTAAACAGCCCGGTATTCTTCATAGCGGTATAATAGTCTGTTCCAGCCTCAAGCTCTTTTGCACACTGTCTGATCTTTTCTTCCACTGCCTGATTTTCAACCAGCTGCCCTGCAAGCTCCATACCCTTTTCCAGTTCCAGTCCGCTGTGAAGGGTCAGTGCCAGGACCGCGGTAAAGCGCCGGTTGGATATTGCAAGAGCCATGGGGCTTCTTCTTTTCAGCCACTGGATCAGCCGTTTTGCAATCAGGAGCTTTTTCCCCTTCCTGCCAAGAAGCCACACCAGGGCAGCCGCAAGGGCCAGAATAACCGACAGAGCCAGAGAAACCCCGCAAAATACACCTCCAAGCCTTGTTGCAGCAAGAGAAACCGGCGACATCTCTGCCCCCAGCTGTTGGTATACATTTTCAAATATGGGCATAACCCTGGTAAATAAAACCAGAAGAACCACCAGAAGCATGAAAATCATGATAATGGGATATGTAACAGCATTCCTTATACTTTTCATAAGAATATGCTCTTTTTCATAATAACCGGCTAATGATTCCATGATCTGATCCAGGGTTCCTGTCTCCTCCCCCAGCTTTGCCATATGGATCACATAGGCTGGAAAAACACCTGTATTTTCAAGTACTTTTGAGAAAGGAACACCAAGCTCAGCCTCTTCTGCCATCTGCATAAGAATTTGTTTCTCTTCCTCCCATATGGAATCCTCCGCCATAACAGACAATCCCTCATCAAGAGGGATTGCCGCATGGAGAAGAATTGATATCTGAAGGCAGAAAGCGGAAAGTTCCCTTGCGGAATATCTCTTTTTCGCTTTCGTTTTCATCTGCCGCATCTCCTTTGAAATGAAGTTCTTTAGTATGTATATTTCGCTTTATAATTGGAACTGTTTGTGATGTATGATTGTATGGACGGGTCGCTGCCTCCTGAGGATGCAAAGGTCGGGTCCATAAGCTTCCAGTCGTATCCGTCAAAA
The nucleotide sequence above comes from Lacrimispora sp. BS-2. Encoded proteins:
- a CDS encoding type II secretion system F family protein, producing MKTKAKKRYSARELSAFCLQISILLHAAIPLDEGLSVMAEDSIWEEEKQILMQMAEEAELGVPFSKVLENTGVFPAYVIHMAKLGEETGTLDQIMESLAGYYEKEHILMKSIRNAVTYPIIMIFMLLVVLLVLFTRVMPIFENVYQQLGAEMSPVSLAATRLGGVFCGVSLALSVILALAAALVWLLGRKGKKLLIAKRLIQWLKRRSPMALAISNRRFTAVLALTLHSGLELEKGMELAGQLVENQAVEEKIRQCAKELEAGTDYYTAMKNTGLFKGFYAQMIKVGTRSGRLDRVMEEISRSYEDEADTVMEHMVSRFEPTVVAVLAVAVGLVLLSVMLPLVSVLSAIG